tacccatcCTTCTCTTTTACCCTCCCTGTCCCTCCGATACAAGGAATAACCCCTGGATAGTTGCCAgacagtcatgtgagctgtcaaaccaagtttctgatatTCTCACAAAGTCAAAATCCTCCTCGTGTATCACCAGCTCCAGTTcttccattttgttagctaggctcctggaATTCATGTACATGCCTCTCAGTTTTGTACAAGCACATGTTATTTCCTCCTTATTTGTTCTGTGGCTGTAATTTTGTTTTGCCAATCCACCCAGGGTTTAAGTATTATGGTTATACTACCTCTAATGCCTCTATTAGCACCCTCTGACCTTCACTCACTGCTGGTTATTACTTCCTCTAAACCTGCCCCCCTCACCAGTTTAAAAGCACCTCCAACTTTTTGGCCATCCTCTCCAACTTTTTGGTTTCAGCCTCTCCATTACGGTGCAGTCTGTACCTACTATAGAGCCAGTAaccaaatgaaaagtcagcccagttctccaggtaCCTGAAACTCTATTCCCGGCACCAATTCCTCTGCCACTTGTTAAGTTATCTGagttcctgctgcctctctggtgtggctcgaggtacaggcaatATCTCTAAAAagaccaccttggaggtccttctcttcaatatagcccctagatccctgaaataatttttttaggactgctgttgcgaaactacaagtcccatcatgcctctgctcatGGGAGTCATGCttctaactgtcagccttgcaatgcctcatgggacttgtagtttctcaacagctggagggccaccagatggagacccctggtttacagtcatcagtgctggtcatggacatggtgcaggtGGCCGCGGGGCATGCTTTTTTTCTGctactggccgtgttattgagccagaacatacagaagagttggtggagtggataacaaagccgtcctcatcctcctcatcctctgtcactcaggctcagagtagtttgccttccaacgcagctgccaaagcagcctattccaccagctccttgtccacagtcactccttccgtagtcccaccatcatgcacggagtaaGTCCCCAGAGTTATTCAATCACAGcattggttatatgctgctggaggatgcgcagcattttgaaggctccgatgttggttcccaagcTGAGGAAGGgcctagagagggggtgccacagaagaacaagaaactggcagtcatttttcacagcagggcccattcctgcaccaaacaagagtatctgtgaggtgttacagtcttgtggcaccaccaatacccaaggcccaatttttctgcccttgtttaacaatgggcatgtaattacaattctttatataatatttcacagcagtgcctgtgcttaaaaagagtaactgtgagggcttacagtgttctggtaaggcccaattttctacagagtatatagggcaggccatatagtatatatactgctgctcagagtatatagtgcctgggggacccccacactattttttaaaaaactttaggTGTGGGGCTCCCTTTAATATCCATGCctgacttgaagggcctggtatggattgggggggacattcctactcttctcgggtcccacactggcgctcctggcccctcccttcctgccgggtgcccccacggCAAGAAGcaaggcacccaagcaggcgcgctcctgagccgtggctctgtgtgtccattcacacggagacatggcttggccccaccccttctctcacctgattggctcactgactgtgattgacagcagtgggagccaatggctcccgctgcttccAAAAGCCAATcgggagtgcgagtccccagaaagccaaggctcttgtggacatcattGGAtcaatatggggctcaggtaagtgttgggggggctgctacacacagaaggtttttacatgcatgaaaaaggtaaaaaaccttgtgcctttacaaccactttaaccacctaaggactgccccatgtacatttactggggcagggcggcccttaagcacaaaatcacgtacctgtacgtgattcctgtTGTCAGctctggacacagtgggagccaatcctCGGGTCCAGCGGCTACGATggccgctggccacccacgatcgttcatagaagaggcagaacagtggtctgcctatgtaaacagggcagaccgtcgttctgtcagacAAAAAAATGTAATGAGATTGAGATTTAAAACATGAGTCCATCAATAAGTCCTGGAAATGGATACTCATTATATGTGGAGGGGGAGAGATGAAGAGgggaggagacctgtatagattactTTAGCAGTCCAAAACAACCTTGGCAGCCTTTGAGGGGGGAGTTGAAAGCAGACCCCAGATATGCAAATGAGAAGACAAACACAGGTGCCTCCAagtgcattatccacttacatggaggttaAGGAAGTAAGGCACGATTCCATCTCATCAGCAGGAACAGagagatcctgtgttcctgctaatcagcaaCACAGATGTcccctcttcctccagtcagtccatcccccactcAGTTAGAAAGTACTCCTTAGgagcgcatttaaccctttgattgcccctgatgttaaccccttccttgccagtgtcatttatatcatgacagtgcatattttttagcaccgatcactgtattggtgccactggtccccaagaaagtgtcacttagtgtcagatgtgtccaccgcaatgttgtagtcccgctaaaaacctctgatcgctgccattactagtaaaaacaattaaaaaaaattaaaagcctataaatctatcccatagtttgtagacgcgataacttttgtgcaaactaatcaatatacgctttttgggattttttttttaccaaaaatatgaagcagaatacaaattggcctaaattgatgaagaaatttttttttttttttttattggataagtaTCATAGTAGAAATgttaaaatattgggtttttttcaaaatgttttatccttttttttgtttatagcgcaaaaaaataaaaaccacagaggtgatcaattaccgcCAAAAGATTTGtgcggaaaaaaaggacatcaattttgtttgggtacagcgtcgcacgaccacgcaattgtcagttaaagcaacacagtgccgaatcgcaaaaaatgtcctggtcatgaagagggggaaaacctttccggggctgaagtggttaaagcaaacacAGTTTGGTTTCAGTTTCCTGAGTGCAGCTACATAGAGCTGGTCATCCCTGGTGCTGGAAGCCCTGCATTCAGTATCCCTGACACTACCTGTGCCTTGTGTCTCTGCATGTTGTTGCTGCTACCAAACGGTGTTGGCCCTGGACAAGTTTTACTTTCCTTATTGACTATCAACTGTGTGATTCAATGAAGTTTTTATTCGACAGCCCTTAAAAAAATGTATCTACAAAATGATGAAAGCTAAAAGAAAAGCAATGTTCCTTTTGTATTGTTTTAGATCACTCTGTCTACTAACCAATAAGTAATAGAGGcgataaaaagataaaaacattttcTGTGGATTTCAAATTCTAATTTTAAACACTCTTTCCAATTATCGGAGAGGGGATCCCAAGGCTTTTATAAATTAGATCTTTAGAGACCTTTAATGAGGCTTTGTGTTCTTACAACGCAGCAGACCGTCCTGAGGGAATGCCAACATTTTATATAAGAATAAATCAATAGCTGCGAGAAATGCTACAAGCAAACCTGAGTGTACTGTATTTTCCTATCACTCCTCAGAGATctaagagaaaggaaaaagaataaTATGAGAAATGTGACAGAGATTACATCTCTTACTCTTGTGGGTCTATCAGACCATCCACAGACCATGAATGCACTTTTTGCTCTCTTCCTTCTGATCTATCTGACTACTCTTATCACAaaccttcttatttttttcttggtcCTCGCTCACTACAATCTGCACAACCCCATGTATTTTTTTCTTGCCAACTTGGCATTTCTGGACATGTCCTATTCATCAGTGACCGCACCAAGGATGCTCTTTGATTTGGTCATAAAGAGCCGATCAATATCCATTCCTGCCTGTATAGCCCAAGTATTTTTTTACCTCTCCTTTGCTCATTCAGAGCTTTTCTTGCTCTCGGCTATGTCCTACGACCGCTATCTTGCCATCTGCCACCCCCTACATTACAAACTAATTATGTCTTGGAGGGTCTGTACTTGTATGGCCTCTCTGGTCTGGGTTGCAGGATGTTCTCTCTCTTTGGTTCATACTTTATTTTTGCTCAGGTTGTCCTTCTGTGGACCATCTTCTGTCCACAACTTCCTTTGTGACCTTCCACACTTATTGCAAATTACATGTACTGACCCCTTCATAAACATGGTGGTCATATTCATAGCAAGTATTGGTGTTGGATTCGGAGTCATACTTATGACCTTTCTTCCCTATGTCTATATTTTCAGTACCATCCTCAGAATCCGTAGCAAGACTGGAAAGAGGAAAGCCTTCTCCACCTGCACATCACACCTCACCGTTGTCTTCATCTTTTATGGCtccttaatttttatttatttggttcCCTCCTCCAGTGATATGTTCAGTTTAAACAAACTGTTTTCAGTCATATCTGCCCTCATTAACCCATTGCTGAATCCTCTGATCTACAGCCTGAGGAACAAGGACCTTATGGAGGCACTTATGAGGTCTTATTATCACTTAAAGTTAATCCGGGCGTCATTCTGAAAATATCACTGTGAGCTTTGACATTTTTGAATCTCTGTGCCATGTTTAACTGATGGTCAGTTTTGTCCTGTATAAAATGTAAACTTGTCAGGTGCTCATACATGTACTTACCCTTGCATGACCAGAGGTCATGACCAGACCAAATGTAGCAGTTTTAATACACTTTGGTTATTCCCGAAAATAACTGAGACTAATTTGTCTGCCATTTTCTATGCACATACGAAGATATTAATTAGAGCAAAGTTTTTATAAATGCCCAGATCAGATTGTTTAAAAGCTGACAAATAGGGAAACATCTGAGTTTAGTTTGATTAATGAGCAACATATAATACTTTGATAAATATCATCACTAAATTATTTTCTCCTTTTTGCTCTGGTTAACCTCAAAATAACTAATAATAGACTAATTTGTCTACCACAATTTTAAAGAGCTTTTTTTATGCACCTAAATTGCTTTTAAATGCAACATTGTTTTTAATCAATAATCAGATCAGATTCTTTTAAAGCTGACAAACAGATAACTATTTTGaaacaaaaatgcagttttagTCTAAGTACTGAACAACATATAATTAATGATTTCTCAAATATTTTCGACAAAtaattttctcctttttctcccaAGTACAGGAACCCCGATGTAGGTTTTGATAGACATTAGATCTTTTTGGTTGATAAGTAATATACTGTACTCAATGGATGGATAGATCAGATCATTCCTTACAACAgcccttaaaataaaaaaagaataaagaaaaataagTTTTTACTAAATCAATAGGACCTTTTAGATGCCAAAGAAGACCTTTAGAAAAGCTAAATGTATGACTTACATTTTCAGAGGAAGTCCATTGCAAAATGTGTCAACTTTCAGCCACCATTtcatcatttattttgtttttttttattttataaataaggATTCCTTTATTGTTACATAATGTTGTGTTATAAATAAGATAAACGACCAAACAATATTAAAGGTATGGCTATAAGTATACAAAAACAGCATTTGTGGTGCACCACAAATAGTAAGTGAGCCAATCTGGATGGTTCATTTCAGATAAATCAgtaaggaaaaaaggaggaagtgggagaaaaggaggaggaaaaatGGACAAtaagagggggaagagagaaggaGGGCAGGGTAGGAAGGGGCAGTGGTGGTCTCCAACGCTTTCCTGGAGCCCTTGGTAGCGGAGGAGACAATCGGGCCCTCTTTCCTGCTTGGATGGCTGCTGAGTGAGGTAAGATTGACTGGATTGACTGGActggctccatagcattgactggaggaagcaatgtcaaaacttcacttccacaCAGTGctcttaaaggagatttttttaaattttttttccaaattaaattaaaaaaaaattattgcattttagtgtaaatatgagatctggggtctttttgaccccagatctcatatttaagaggtcctgtcatgctttttttctattacaagggatgtttacattccttgtaataggaacaaaagtgacccaaaacattttttttttaaaagtacagtgtcaaaatacaaaaacaaaaagtaaaataaataagaaaaataaatttaaaaaatttaaagcaccccatcccaccgagctcatgcgcagaagtgaacgcatacgtgaatagcgcctgcatatgaaaacggtgttcaaaccacacatgtgagatatcgccgagATCGttaagtgagagcaataattctatccctagaccaaaaaaaaaaatgattttaacttgtaaacaccaaatctcaaaacggaCATTTCTCTTGAAGACACTGTGTGTGGTAAGGGCAAGACCCATCAATAAAGAATTTCTTTATTAGCATAATACATTTACTATGATGTTAGCAATTTAGTGTGATGAGGTCTCTGTTCATCCTTGTGTATACTCAAAAGGGCCAACGCAAGAGATACCAGTAAGGTCAGTTGCAAGCAGGTATTTTTTAGAGTATCATATACTGCTTATCATGTCACTAAAAGTGATGCAATTTGGTGTAAGTCCAGTACATGTTCCAGGGGCTACCTGGCAATGTGGACAGCTAGGAGACCTTTGGGGATAGATCCTATGTAAAAACTTAAACTGGATCAATTCATCCCTGAAGGATATAACCAGCTTAGAACCGTTTTCATGTCTTCCCAGACCTTTCAATCCAGATTGGGAATGTCAAGTTTGCATTGCTCCCACCCTTTAAAAATTTTAGGTGAATCTACACAGAGAGGGGAAGAATGGAGAGATGAAACAAGTTTTTGAAGAGTACTATGGGAAAAGAGTTTTGATTGGATCAGCCTAAAGGACCGAGCTGCATGCCATATTTGGAAGTATCGGAATAGCATCCGACTAGGAAAGTGAAATGCAGAGGTTAAATACTGAAATGTAGAGATTTTTCCAGTGGGCAATATGTCCTGACCCAATTGTGCCCATatctggggatctgtgatggagaaaAAATATGGCAAGGAGATCTGGGGATCTGGATGATTCTAAAATGAGACAAGGGGGGCATGGCCAAACTTGGCATATGAGTAGTGTAGCCTCATGGAGCTCTCGAGTTTAATCCTGCAAACGATCCTCTTCCTGGCCATCTAGAGCTTTTCAACAATTCCAAGGGTGCCTCCTGTGTCACGATGCAACATCGCCATGACACGCAAAAACAAGAAAGAAGCAGCCGCCCATGACACACCACATGGTGCAGCTGCCTCACCTTGCCTCAGTGAACACAAGGAGCTGATAAGCCTAAAGATCCTGGAGCTAAAAGTGAGTTAACTCATGCTGCAGGGAAGGACAATCCTGGGGACATTCAGTATTACACAAAAAAGCTTTCAGAATTGCTGAGCCAGGGCACAGCTGAGCAGGACACAGATGCTACAGAGGCAGAGCAGGAGACTGGGTTGGAGCATGGAGCTGAGGCAGACGTCATGCCCCTGCCAGACTTTGACCCAGCACCAGGCACTGAAGAAACATCTGTGGGTGAGCCTACACTGATCCAGATTCTACAGGTTGTGAATAAATGTACAGCTTCAGTCAATACAGTCAAGGAGCATCTGGGTGGGTCTGACAGAGGAAAGACAGGTTCTGCAAAAGATTTGTGAGTGAACCACCGCAGTGGAAAGTCGCATAAGCGACCTGGAAGACAAGCTCCCTTCCCTGATTGCTGAGTCCCATTCAAATGCCCGTTTAGCACATGAGAACAAGGACAAAACAGATGATATAGAAAACAGGTTGCGTCGCAACAATgttcgcatagtggggctcccggaAAAGGTTGAAGACAGGGATCCTACTGAATTAATTGAACATTGGCTAATAGATACCTTTGGTAAATAAGCTTTTACGCCTATGAGAGCATTACCGGCAATGCCCCCAGGCCAGTTCTTGCCCGCCTTCTTCACTACCGTGATAGAGAAAAAGTGCTATGACTGGTGAGGGAAAGGCCCAACATTCAGTATAATGGAGTGAAGGTATCCTTTTATCCTGCTGAGGTACAGCATCAGCGTGACAAGTTCATGGATGTCAAGCAAAGATTGCAGCCCCTGGGGCTgccatatgccatgctgtacccggCTTGTTTGCACGTAACAGTCAATGGATGGGCACACTTCTTCAGTACTGCCACCGAAGTGGCAGGCTGGCTGGATGTCAACGAACCCATGAAGGCCAAATCTTTCCCCATATGGttaccattagacatgtgcacactgaaataattAATTTCGGAATTTCGCTTtcttccgaaaaataaatttatttagttattcccaaaattcgtttttatttattttgtttcgttaaaaaatgcattcgtccgaaaatccaaaataattaaggtcaaatctgtcattgaaggcttatggagTCTGTCGAATGttttaagaagattcgacggagcagctaaacttttCGACGCCGCAATTGGACATTTCCGGTCCAAtgctccgcctacaagctatagtagaattctgatgttgtatgacactagtaataattatatttattaattattattactagtcaaccaacattagaattcttctataggaTGAACTCATCCCATGGGATGCATTCAAATGCTATCTTAGAAGCATTTTTATCTCATCCATTAAAACTAACACTAAGCCCCATGAATTGCAGCTTACCCAGCTTGTTCATAGGTTGGAGGAGGAGTATCTAGCCAACCCTTCAGAGCAATCAAAGGCTTCTTGGTTGTCAGCTTAGGATGTTCTAACGAAATTACACAATTCAAAGGCAGAGAAGAAACTTTTCTTTTCTAAGGTCACTTtaaaattttgctgtggtactgttctaaacacgggaaagatgcactaatttacaggtagactaaggagaccccccaggcatgatattaaaaggaatatttcatttttattgtttcactttaagcattcctaaaatcactgctcctgtaaaaaacggccatttttaaaactttttttgcattgatacatgtccacttgggcagtacccgggtccccaaacactttttatggcaataaattgcatataagcctttaaatgagcacttttcgtttttcttgttcgtgtcccatagattttaacttgttcgcatgttcacacaaattttttgcctgttcgcaagttctggtgcaaaccgaaccgggggatgttcagcccatccctaattaagAGTAAGTCACCACCTCACTGTGGCCAGGACTACACCCCAATATACACTTTGAAGGTTTGGTAAGGCCATCCCACCCCCTGAACAGGCAGATGTAGGGTAGACTTCACCAATCTCAGAAGATCACCATTCTATATGAATGAACTAAGACATTGATCCACCAATCTAAAGAATGTTTTGGGTCCCCAGGTAGGATAATTACGAAAAACATAGTTAAACTTTAGAAGAAACATCATTTTGAGAAGGTTGACATGTCCATTAAATTAAGCAGAAGATTAGCCAAGGAAGCACATTTCTCCCTTAATGGAAACAGAGCAGGTTACACATTGAGAGTATAGAAACTATTCAGTTCTTTGCACACTTGGATACCCAGATATTTGAACTCCTCTACCCATTTGAGTGGGGGAGTGACCACCATGACCTTTGATTGAAGGTCTGTTGGGAGAAGGATAAACTTGCATTTATTAATTCCTAAATTTAACATTTTTCGGTTCCTGAGAAGGaatcaaaaatgttaaatataaGTAAGACAGCTTGGAGAAAAGAAATCACATTGTGTAGAAGGGCATCATTTTCATATAACGATTTTTCTCAGTAGAGCCTATATTCGCACCATAATATCCATGGGCTCTAGGGCTATGGCAAAGTGATGAGGTTAAAGGGGGTAACCCTGACAGATGCCCCTTTAAAGACTATTGAGATCTTATTATTTGTACAGACCTTGGCCTTGGCTGCATAACAATACATGTAGCCACCTCCAAAAATGTAGGCCCAAAGCTATATCTACATAGCACTTCCCATTGGTAGGTCCACTCCATCAAGCACCCTTGAACCCCTATTGGTATGTTGTATTTCAAAGTTCAGAAACAATCTCCCAAGACTGATGTTGGTGCCTTTGctgggcataaaacctgtttggccTATACACATTAAATTATGCAGGATTGGATTAAGGTGGTTGGCCAAAATTTAGGCTAGAATCTGAGCATCTATGTTTAACAGAGATATAGGTCTGTACAATGCACATTCCCCCTATCCTCACCCAGGCACCAACACAATAATAGCCTCAGACATCGACTTAGTTAGGGAACCTCATTGAAACATGGCTGTGAAACTAGGAGCAAAAAAGTCCACATAATGTGAACAACATTTTTTGGGTATGCCATCTATCCCTCCAGGAAGCAGCACTTAGAGACAGAAGTCTCCTAGAGCAGGTGTGGTGTAGTAAGGAATTTAGAGAGGAGACTGAAGTGTCATCATGAGAAGGCAATGGCTCAGCAGCAAtggatcctgactagggatgagcttcgagttcgagtcgaactcatgttcgacttgaacatcggctgttcgcaagttcgccgaacagcaaacaatttggggtgtttgcggcaaattcgaatgccgcggaacaccctttaaaagtctatgggagaaatcaaaagtgctaatttttaaggcttatatgcaagttattgtcataaaaagtgtttggggacctgggtcctgtcccaggggacatggatcaatgcaaaaaaaagttttaaaaatggccgtttttttcaggagcagtgattttaataatgcttaaagtcaaacaataaaagtgtaatatccctttaaatttagtagctggggggtgtctatagtatgcctgtaaaggggcgcatgtttcccgtgtttagaacagtctgacagcaaaataacatttcaaaggtaaaaaagtaatttaaaactactcgtggctattgcattgccggtccgacaatacacatagaagttcattgataaaaacggcatgggaattccccacaggggaaccctgaatcaaaatttaaaaaaaaaatgacgtgggggtccccctaaattccataccaggcccttcaggtctggtatggatattaaggggaaccccggccaaaatttaaaaaaaaatgacctgtgggtccccctaaattccatacaagacacttcaggtctggtatggattttaagggaaaccccgcgccaaaatttgaaaaaaaaaaacggcgtggggtccccccaaaaatccataccagacccttatccgagcatgcaacctggcaggccgcaggaaaagagggggagatgagagagcgccccccctcctgaactgtaccaggccacatgccctcaacattgggaaggtgctttggggtagccccccaaaacaccttgtctccatgttgatgaggacaaaggcctcatccccacaactctggccggtggttgtgggggtctgcgggtggggggcttatcggaatctggaagcccccttcaacaaggggacccccagatcccagccccccctgtgtgaaatggtaagggggtacctaccatttcacacaaaaactgtcaaaaatgttaaaaattacaagagacaattttttacaattcctttatttaaatgcttcttcttacaAGACAATACCAGGTAGGAAAAGTGGACTCTGAATAAATCCCTTTGTGTTATGTGTGTGTAGCAATCTGTTGCAAGAATATAAGGAGGAGCACAATTAGGGGGTACAGAGTGAATTAAGGAGACTTAAGAAGTCATACAAGAGAGGTGGAAGGAGGGGGAAGAAGAATATGAAAGGGCGCACCACTAAGGCTGCAGAGGCTAAAAAATCAAGGGACAGTTTAAATACAAGCACCATCCAAAAATACATGACAGAAACGCAAGCCAGAAGCCCTAGTATGGATATTAAACAGCAAAAAGgcaaaagacaaaaagaaagatcCCACTAAAAATAAGTGAGCGACAGGAAATAATTCCAGATTAGTAGCCTCGCCTGAGCCTGAATCAGAAGCAAGTACAGAAGTAAATATGGAGGTTTTACCTACAAGAACAGAGATTTGGGATATGTTTATTAAGTTAGAAAACGTGTTGAAGGCAGAGATTCTTAATATAAGAGAAGATCTGGGACATCTATTGAAAAGAGTGGAAATTGTGGAAGATGTAACAAAGCAGCATATGACGGCGATCGAGGACTTGAAAATACAAGTTCAAAACCTGCAATCAGATCAGAGGGAATTGCTCCTAAAACTTGAAGAGCAGCAGAATCAAAAGAGAAGGCAAAACCTTAGAATTAGAGCTATCCCGGAACAGAGAGGAGAAGATCTGCTCTCCATAATGAGGGAAATTTTTAATCCATTATTGGGAAGAAATAAGGAGGAGGAGCTTAAAGTGGAGTGAGTGCATAGAATAAGAAAAACCTGCAAATGCTAGAGAAGACTCACCCAGGGATGTGATTGTGAGGTTTCACCATTATGAAGAAAAGGAAAGGATTTGGAAGAATTTGAGAGGAGTCCAGTCGCTGAAATACAACAACGGGGACATTCAAATTTTCACAGACTTGTCTGCTAGAACCCTGGCAAGGAGAAGACAGCTAAAACCTCTGTTGGACATTTTAAGGGAGGGTAACATGAAATATAGTTGGGGTCATCCTTTTTCGCTACTGGTAATAAGAGAGGGTAGAAGCTTTAGACTAAAACGGATGGAGGACTTACAGGACTTCTGCACACATTTAAACATAATGATTCCACAGGACTTGGAAGGAAAGATTTTTTGAGGGGGGGCGGGACTGGGGGGATGGGTTAAAAAGCAAAAGTGAGGTTGACAGATAGGCTACGTGTATTGGGAAATTCCTCTGCCCTAAATCTCAtataatgtggggggagggggccccATGGTGGGAGCAACACCCTGTACACCAGGGGTCGTAGGCGGTAAGGTAACATGGCAGAAGCCACGGTCCCGAGGTCAGGaactgacaaggggggaggggggggtggtgggggggagcaggagggggtggggtgggggtggggtgggggggttgggtgggggggagtggggggagtgggagggagg
This portion of the Aquarana catesbeiana isolate 2022-GZ linkage group LG07, ASM4218655v1, whole genome shotgun sequence genome encodes:
- the LOC141102315 gene encoding olfactory receptor 2A2-like, which encodes MRNVTEITSLTLVGLSDHPQTMNALFALFLLIYLTTLITNLLIFFLVLAHYNLHNPMYFFLANLAFLDMSYSSVTAPRMLFDLVIKSRSISIPACIAQVFFYLSFAHSELFLLSAMSYDRYLAICHPLHYKLIMSWRVCTCMASLVWVAGCSLSLVHTLFLLRLSFCGPSSVHNFLCDLPHLLQITCTDPFINMVVIFIASIGVGFGVILMTFLPYVYIFSTILRIRSKTGKRKAFSTCTSHLTVVFIFYGSLIFIYLVPSSSDMFSLNKLFSVISALINPLLNPLIYSLRNKDLMEALMRSYYHLKLIRASF